A genome region from Chryseobacterium sp. G0186 includes the following:
- a CDS encoding polysaccharide biosynthesis/export family protein encodes MAKKFIISFIFMLLLFSCKTYNVLEEEQPSRNMKDFSFDPNYEYKIRKDDKITLSVWGQDDLSVGSVYGIYNSNEVYGKWLLVDINGNIEIPKLGTTSVIGKSLPELKEEIKTKLKKWLVNPIVDVKVLNKEIAVMGEVRNPAVIQVDKDQNTLLELISKTGGFEMYANLKSVKILRQEGENVRVTNIDLTKMKDVPNQNIILHPGDYVIVPSKKSKDFDKRVSTIIPFTTVTSAAAILINLL; translated from the coding sequence ATGGCCAAAAAATTCATCATATCATTCATTTTCATGCTTTTACTTTTTTCCTGTAAAACATATAACGTGCTGGAAGAAGAGCAGCCATCACGAAATATGAAGGATTTCAGTTTCGACCCGAATTACGAATACAAAATCCGCAAAGATGACAAAATAACACTTTCAGTTTGGGGGCAGGACGACCTTAGCGTGGGATCCGTATATGGTATTTATAACTCTAACGAGGTCTATGGAAAATGGCTTTTGGTGGATATTAACGGAAATATTGAAATTCCAAAATTAGGAACAACTTCTGTGATTGGAAAATCTTTGCCCGAGCTAAAGGAAGAAATAAAAACCAAACTTAAAAAATGGCTTGTAAACCCTATTGTGGATGTGAAAGTTCTTAACAAAGAAATTGCAGTGATGGGTGAAGTACGAAATCCTGCAGTGATTCAGGTCGATAAGGATCAGAATACATTGCTTGAACTCATCTCAAAAACAGGAGGTTTTGAAATGTATGCCAATTTAAAATCGGTGAAAATTTTAAGACAGGAAGGCGAAAATGTAAGGGTTACCAACATCGATCTTACCAAAATGAAAGATGTTCCCAATCAGAATATTATCCTTCATCCGGGAGACTATGTGATTGTACCTTCTAAGAAGAGTAAGGATTTTGATAAAAGAGTCTCTACCATTATTCCTTTTACAACAGTGACATCCGCCGCTGCTATATTAATTAATCTGCTGTAA
- a CDS encoding GumC family protein has product MMNNENIRFLKPLLRGLPIVILAMVISVLVAKKYLNYVTPMYESTAKLKLADTQQGVPSANLFKDFDVFASANKISTEIEVLKSTSLIEKTLSKLPLSTEIYRKGKVQSVELFNDSPIKVAATFSDNKNNDKKFLLNVLSKQTYSISVPGTTRPKKGNFGTPVRIANGQILISLNENYIQTRPDVKIIDQYEIEFLSREKLLDNINKNLDIVSVDKDVPVIRINYKSNVPEKAALIVNTLAETYIQDYIENKYRAANTTVDFLKGEIGQANHKLSDVENQIENYKNKEHIINVPQETETDLRKISQLKIQKSNLKMSLDAIKDLNGYIAQGKDNYLDLATNFEAFNDLLSTEMMKNIKQLQAEKKDLLLTYTPEHEKVKIIDTKIKDLTDYQTESIRNTQKNLQIKYNDIDQDIRVAEQAFVGLPEKEKLLNIMNREFNLYEKNYNFLNEKRIDAEIAKAAKISFHKIITRGEISTHPVSPMRSIIIIVAVIMSMIGSIALIYAIHFAKAKVNDVYTIEKNSSIPIAFTTPFIKKRERIPYYFLENILEMELKGIIAEKNIICITSYDNPEHHTFHSKNLIKALQMQSKKVLVIDVSNTLKDIQAEHYINFSGDENLKLTSTDIHNMIREKIKSADICIINNQAIRQGKMPLLFLKIADQNLFLLDSRKTAAKSIMSVELLKDEYKLDNLWFILNKEDYNPSILTTVKKLIQKK; this is encoded by the coding sequence ATGATGAACAATGAAAATATCCGGTTTCTCAAACCTTTGCTAAGAGGTTTACCCATTGTAATCCTTGCCATGGTAATTTCTGTATTGGTAGCAAAAAAATACCTTAATTATGTAACACCTATGTACGAAAGTACGGCAAAGCTAAAACTTGCTGATACTCAGCAGGGCGTTCCGAGTGCCAATCTTTTTAAAGATTTTGATGTGTTTGCCTCTGCCAATAAAATCAGCACAGAGATTGAGGTTTTAAAATCAACCTCACTGATTGAAAAAACACTCTCAAAGCTCCCCCTGTCTACAGAAATTTACAGAAAAGGAAAAGTTCAGTCGGTTGAACTTTTTAATGATTCGCCTATTAAAGTAGCAGCGACCTTCAGTGATAATAAAAATAATGACAAAAAATTCCTGTTAAATGTCCTATCCAAACAAACCTACTCTATTAGCGTTCCCGGTACTACCAGACCTAAGAAAGGAAATTTCGGAACTCCGGTTCGTATAGCGAATGGGCAAATACTCATCAGCCTTAATGAAAATTACATTCAGACCAGACCAGATGTTAAAATCATTGATCAATATGAAATTGAATTTTTAAGCAGAGAAAAACTTCTGGATAACATCAATAAAAACCTGGATATCGTTTCTGTAGACAAAGACGTTCCGGTGATCCGGATCAATTATAAAAGCAATGTACCTGAAAAAGCGGCATTAATCGTCAATACCCTTGCAGAAACCTACATTCAGGATTATATTGAAAATAAATACCGTGCCGCCAATACCACTGTAGATTTCCTCAAAGGAGAAATTGGGCAGGCAAACCATAAACTTTCTGATGTAGAAAATCAGATTGAAAACTACAAAAATAAGGAACACATCATCAATGTTCCGCAGGAAACCGAAACGGATTTACGGAAAATATCCCAGCTCAAAATCCAAAAAAGCAACCTGAAAATGAGTCTGGATGCAATAAAGGATCTTAACGGATATATTGCACAGGGTAAAGACAATTATCTGGATCTTGCCACCAATTTTGAGGCTTTTAATGATCTTCTTTCTACAGAAATGATGAAAAATATAAAGCAGTTACAGGCAGAAAAAAAAGATCTTCTTCTCACCTATACCCCGGAACACGAAAAGGTAAAAATAATAGATACTAAAATCAAAGATCTTACAGACTACCAAACCGAAAGCATCAGGAATACACAAAAAAATCTGCAGATCAAATACAATGATATCGATCAGGATATCCGTGTCGCTGAACAGGCTTTTGTAGGCTTACCGGAAAAAGAAAAGCTCCTTAACATTATGAACAGAGAGTTTAATCTTTATGAAAAAAATTATAATTTCCTTAATGAAAAAAGAATAGATGCCGAAATTGCCAAAGCAGCGAAAATTTCATTTCACAAAATTATTACCAGGGGAGAGATTTCTACCCATCCTGTATCTCCTATGCGTTCTATCATTATCATTGTAGCAGTTATAATGAGCATGATAGGATCTATTGCACTTATCTATGCCATCCATTTTGCCAAAGCAAAAGTAAACGATGTTTATACGATTGAGAAAAACAGTTCCATTCCTATCGCTTTCACAACGCCTTTTATTAAAAAAAGAGAAAGAATACCTTATTATTTTCTTGAGAATATTCTTGAAATGGAACTCAAAGGCATCATTGCGGAAAAAAATATCATCTGTATAACTTCTTATGACAATCCCGAACATCATACCTTCCACTCCAAAAACCTCATTAAGGCACTACAGATGCAATCTAAAAAAGTATTGGTGATAGATGTCTCCAATACCTTAAAAGATATTCAGGCAGAGCATTATATCAATTTTTCCGGGGACGAAAATCTTAAACTTACTTCAACGGATATTCATAACATGATCCGTGAAAAAATAAAAAGTGCAGACATTTGTATTATTAATAATCAGGCCATCAGACAAGGGAAAATGCCACTTCTTTTTCTGAAAATTGCCGATCAGAATCTTTTCCTTTTAGACAGCCGGAAAACTGCTGCCAAAAGTATTATGAGCGTAGAACTGCTAAAAGATGAATATAAGCTTGATAATCTATGGTTCATACTCAATAAAGAAGACTACAATCCGAGCATCCTCACAACCGTAAAAAAATTAATCCAAAAAAAATAA
- a CDS encoding sigma-54-dependent transcriptional regulator: MGTCKIFIVDDDPFFGEMLKYHLQLNPDHEVHIYKSAKECLSELFLNPDIICIDFGLPDIQGDELFKQIKNLYPDLPMIVISGQENIEVAINFLKQGAKDYIVKNEHTKELLWNSIIRLKENILLKQEVEDLKDELEKKYTFEKTIIGQSESIKGVFSKINKALKSSINVSITGETGTGKEVVAKAIHYNSPRKNRPFVAVNMAAIPKELVESEFFGHEKGAFTGAAERASGKFEQANGGTIFLDEIAELDLNIQSKLLRALQEREITRVGGNYKIKLDIRIIIATHKNLAQEVKKGNFREDLYYRIVGLPIELPPLRERDQDTLILAKHFIEVFSKENKIKPLGLSAEAKKKLLAYRFPGNVRELKSVIDLACVMSDHPEIMADDISFYTLEKDSESFLGEQKTLKQYTTDIILHFLKKNNNDVIKTSKVLDIGKSTIYNLINSAEIKKY; encoded by the coding sequence ATGGGAACTTGCAAGATATTCATAGTTGATGATGATCCTTTTTTTGGAGAAATGTTGAAATACCATCTCCAGCTAAATCCTGACCATGAAGTTCACATTTATAAGAGTGCAAAGGAATGTCTTTCGGAACTTTTTCTTAATCCTGATATTATCTGTATTGATTTTGGACTTCCTGATATTCAAGGTGATGAACTTTTCAAGCAAATCAAAAATCTGTATCCTGATCTTCCCATGATCGTTATCAGCGGACAGGAAAACATAGAGGTGGCCATCAATTTTCTAAAACAGGGAGCAAAAGATTATATCGTAAAAAACGAGCACACAAAAGAACTCCTGTGGAATTCCATTATCAGGCTGAAAGAAAATATCTTGCTGAAACAGGAGGTGGAAGACCTGAAAGATGAACTTGAAAAAAAATATACTTTCGAGAAAACCATCATTGGGCAAAGCGAATCTATAAAGGGGGTATTTTCAAAAATAAATAAAGCCCTAAAATCCAGTATTAATGTTTCCATTACCGGAGAAACGGGTACAGGAAAAGAAGTGGTGGCGAAAGCCATTCATTATAATTCACCTAGAAAGAACAGACCTTTTGTAGCGGTGAATATGGCTGCTATTCCTAAAGAACTTGTAGAAAGCGAATTTTTCGGTCATGAAAAAGGGGCATTTACGGGAGCTGCGGAAAGAGCTTCCGGAAAGTTTGAGCAGGCTAATGGAGGAACCATTTTTTTGGATGAGATCGCAGAGCTTGATCTCAATATACAAAGTAAACTGCTCCGCGCCCTACAGGAAAGAGAAATCACAAGAGTAGGCGGAAATTACAAAATTAAATTGGATATAAGAATTATCATAGCTACCCACAAAAACCTCGCACAAGAAGTAAAAAAAGGCAATTTCCGGGAAGATCTTTATTACAGGATTGTTGGTCTTCCTATTGAACTTCCACCTTTACGAGAAAGAGATCAGGATACTTTAATTCTTGCAAAACATTTCATCGAAGTGTTTTCAAAAGAAAATAAAATTAAACCTTTGGGATTATCTGCTGAAGCCAAAAAAAAGCTTCTTGCTTATCGTTTTCCGGGAAATGTAAGAGAACTGAAATCTGTCATTGATCTGGCCTGTGTGATGTCTGATCATCCTGAAATAATGGCAGATGACATTAGTTTTTATACCCTTGAAAAAGATTCAGAATCTTTTCTCGGCGAGCAAAAAACATTGAAACAATATACTACAGATATCATTTTACACTTCCTGAAAAAAAACAATAATGATGTGATTAAGACATCAAAGGTTTTGGATATAGGCAAGTCAACAATTTATAATCTTATTAACAGTGCTGAAATAAAAAAATACTAG
- a CDS encoding response regulator has product METNKQNLKFFIVDDDRFCANVYEQYLKNHHYEDINCFGSGEESLDELQHKPDIIFLDHNMEDLNGFEVLKKIKRFDPNIYVIMVSAQENIDTAVNALKYGAFDYLVKDANVCEKMTETIDKILKIREEMSQNKLKGFRKFFSILF; this is encoded by the coding sequence ATGGAAACAAATAAACAAAATTTAAAGTTTTTTATTGTAGATGATGACAGGTTCTGTGCAAATGTATATGAGCAATATTTGAAAAATCATCATTATGAAGACATTAATTGCTTTGGCAGTGGCGAAGAATCCCTGGATGAGCTTCAGCACAAGCCGGACATCATTTTTCTGGATCACAACATGGAAGACCTGAACGGTTTTGAGGTTCTAAAGAAAATTAAGCGTTTTGACCCCAACATTTATGTGATCATGGTCTCTGCACAGGAAAACATAGATACTGCAGTAAATGCGCTTAAATACGGAGCATTTGACTATCTGGTAAAAGATGCAAATGTTTGCGAAAAAATGACAGAAACTATAGACAAAATCTTGAAAATAAGAGAAGAAATGTCTCAAAACAAATTAAAAGGTTTCCGAAAATTCTTTTCAATTTTATTTTAA
- a CDS encoding FIST signal transduction protein, giving the protein MKVAKLLFINGECRYERNDENLDYQKAQLVIGYGARHLIENNDFYSQLKEKFPHAEIALSSSSGEIFCNEVYDNTLAVTIISFSTSYIKTSQINIEDFSNSYEAGRTLMDKLPKENLKWVFILSDGSGVNGSQLVQGLNTGRPDHVLISGGLAGDGDKFEKTAVGLNQVPSSNQIAAIGFYGKNLELSHASYGGWESFGLERTVTRSHHNILYEIDHKNALDLYKKYLGKYAEELPGSALLFPLSLKSDDVSSPVVRTILSINEKDNMMVFAGDLPEGSKVRFMKANMDRLIDAANDAACECLEISHHKPKMAIIVSCVGRKLVLGNRIVEEVEMVRDVFGSDTIITGFYSYGEISPLKPFDDCALHNQTITITTVNETE; this is encoded by the coding sequence ATGAAAGTTGCCAAATTACTTTTTATAAACGGAGAATGCAGATACGAAAGGAATGATGAAAATCTTGACTATCAAAAAGCTCAGCTGGTAATAGGATACGGAGCAAGACACCTTATTGAGAACAATGACTTTTATTCTCAGTTAAAAGAGAAGTTTCCTCATGCAGAGATTGCCTTATCATCATCGTCCGGAGAAATTTTTTGTAACGAAGTATATGATAATACATTGGCCGTTACCATTATCAGTTTCTCAACATCTTATATTAAAACTTCACAGATTAATATAGAAGATTTTTCGAACAGCTACGAAGCTGGGAGAACCCTTATGGACAAACTTCCTAAAGAAAACCTCAAATGGGTATTTATTTTATCAGATGGCAGTGGTGTCAACGGCAGTCAACTGGTTCAGGGACTGAACACCGGACGCCCTGATCATGTATTAATTTCGGGAGGATTGGCTGGTGATGGAGACAAATTTGAAAAAACAGCAGTTGGATTAAACCAGGTCCCCTCATCTAATCAGATTGCAGCGATTGGTTTTTATGGAAAAAATCTGGAATTATCTCATGCATCTTACGGAGGCTGGGAAAGTTTCGGATTGGAAAGAACCGTTACCCGTTCTCATCATAATATTCTATATGAAATCGATCATAAAAATGCCCTTGATCTTTATAAAAAATATCTTGGAAAATATGCAGAAGAACTCCCGGGTTCAGCACTTCTTTTCCCTCTTTCTCTTAAATCTGATGATGTTTCCTCTCCGGTTGTACGTACCATCCTGTCTATTAATGAGAAAGATAATATGATGGTCTTTGCAGGTGATCTTCCCGAAGGAAGTAAAGTAAGATTTATGAAGGCGAATATGGACCGGCTGATTGATGCCGCCAATGATGCTGCCTGTGAATGTCTTGAAATAAGTCATCATAAACCTAAAATGGCAATTATTGTAAGCTGTGTCGGAAGAAAGTTAGTTTTAGGAAACCGGATTGTGGAAGAAGTAGAAATGGTAAGGGATGTTTTTGGCTCTGATACCATCATTACCGGGTTCTATTCATATGGAGAGATATCTCCATTGAAACCCTTTGATGATTGTGCCTTACACAACCAGACTATTACCATTACCACCGTTAACGAAACTGAATAA
- a CDS encoding PAS domain S-box protein has product MEPEFHNLLKRQINKYLTEDCKSHPQFKNFINAVNQSYQSFERDKELMDHAFKQSEEEYREIYINLKKENILKQKLISNLYESIKILDPSIEHQDSEDLTELSSYVSEQLKKRIFLEKQLNQQLQFQNLLMDISSEYINIPFKKVPQSVQKSLQEMSEFVKADRAYIFSYDFANNTCSNIYEYCNEGINPQIDNLQNVPLDIIGEWVEANQKGESIYYPNVQKLPESNLKDLLQEQDIKSLLVIPAMLQNECLGFIGFDFVRNYHTVSHTEKNLLTIFTQVLVNVRERLILERDLSRTVEILKKLLANLQSGILMEDEKRQIIFTNDLFCKMFNIPVSADDMIGIDCTNSAEESKTLFKNEDYFVQRINEILKEKKIVTNELLETRNGKFLERHYIPIFIKDHYKGHLWKYNDVTERVVTQNLLRQSEERNRMIMDSAMSAIIITNHKGQITFWNKSAASTFGWSKEEVEGKKILEKIIPKADKTLHTSMLNKQLERNIIKKNGEELTVEISVIAVEQDDNKYFCYFIKDISERKRAEDRIKRQEEKYRNIIANMNLGLLEVDNNETIRYANQSFCDVSGYDPDELIGKTPSQLFVYGDNNLEFVKEQIQLRKKGVSSVYQLPVKNKRGEIRWWAISGAPNYDDNGNQLGSIGIHLDITDQKKLEEELKQEKAKALEASKAKEVFLANMSHEIRTPLNAIIGFLRELKRISLNATQKQFVENSYHASQHLLSIINNILDISKIESGEMSLESKGFSLQESIENVITILQPKAKQKKIRLYAVFSKALDPAQKGDSLKIEQILYNIIGNSLKFTDKGEIKVDCNVVKDFPHYQTVSICITDTGIGMSEEYVNSIFKKFNQEDSSISRKYGGTGLGMTITKELVSLMKGKIEVNSEKNKGTAITITFNIDKGNEELRSKSSQKKQKISIQGVHVLLVEDNELNQLVAENSLKHFKCSVTKADNGRIAVDLLRKERFDIILMDIQMPDMDGIEATKVLRKELGIETPIIALTANAFKTEIDNCISAGMDDYITKPFIEENLLNIIHKYTKTQKRTNTTISSMSETLYDLKNIQILSRGDEDFIQKMLSIFISQTQETIPLVEKAFEEKDYAEIARLIHKIKPSIEGIGIYSIKEEVKTLEVSAKGQHTDLAELYTLFENIKKTLTTVIIQLKEKIK; this is encoded by the coding sequence ATGGAGCCGGAATTTCACAATCTTTTAAAAAGACAGATCAATAAGTATCTTACGGAAGACTGTAAGTCTCATCCGCAATTCAAAAATTTCATTAATGCTGTGAATCAGTCTTATCAATCTTTTGAAAGGGACAAAGAACTCATGGATCATGCTTTTAAACAAAGCGAGGAAGAGTATCGGGAAATCTACATCAACCTTAAAAAAGAGAACATTTTAAAGCAAAAGTTGATCTCCAACCTTTATGAATCCATCAAAATTCTTGATCCTTCGATTGAACATCAGGATTCTGAAGACCTGACCGAATTGTCTTCCTATGTATCTGAACAGCTGAAAAAAAGAATTTTCCTGGAGAAGCAGCTTAATCAGCAACTCCAATTTCAGAATCTGTTAATGGATATATCTTCTGAGTATATTAATATTCCCTTTAAAAAGGTTCCACAAAGTGTCCAGAAGTCCCTTCAGGAAATGTCTGAATTTGTGAAGGCAGACAGAGCTTATATTTTCAGTTATGATTTTGCAAATAATACCTGTTCAAACATTTACGAGTACTGCAATGAAGGAATTAACCCTCAAATAGACAATCTTCAGAACGTACCTCTCGACATCATCGGTGAATGGGTGGAAGCCAACCAAAAAGGGGAAAGTATTTATTATCCCAATGTTCAGAAATTGCCGGAAAGCAATCTCAAAGACCTCTTACAGGAACAGGACATCAAAAGCCTACTTGTGATTCCTGCCATGCTGCAAAATGAATGCCTGGGCTTTATAGGTTTTGATTTTGTCAGGAATTACCATACAGTATCACATACTGAGAAAAATCTCCTTACCATATTTACTCAGGTTCTTGTGAACGTAAGGGAACGGCTCATTCTTGAAAGAGACCTTTCCAGAACAGTGGAGATTCTGAAAAAATTGTTGGCGAATCTCCAGTCAGGAATCTTAATGGAAGACGAGAAAAGACAAATAATCTTCACCAATGATTTGTTTTGCAAAATGTTTAACATCCCGGTTTCCGCTGATGATATGATCGGAATAGATTGTACAAATTCTGCGGAAGAATCTAAAACTCTGTTTAAGAATGAAGATTATTTTGTCCAGAGAATTAATGAAATACTTAAGGAAAAGAAAATCGTAACCAATGAACTCCTGGAAACCCGGAATGGGAAGTTTCTAGAAAGACATTATATTCCCATTTTCATTAAGGATCATTACAAAGGACATCTCTGGAAGTATAATGATGTAACGGAACGTGTTGTTACCCAAAACCTTCTCAGACAGAGTGAAGAACGCAACAGAATGATCATGGATTCTGCCATGAGCGCAATCATCATTACCAACCACAAAGGGCAAATTACTTTTTGGAATAAGAGTGCGGCTTCTACCTTCGGCTGGTCAAAAGAAGAAGTAGAAGGCAAAAAAATTCTTGAAAAAATTATTCCGAAAGCAGATAAAACGCTCCACACATCAATGCTAAATAAACAGCTGGAACGAAACATTATCAAAAAAAACGGAGAAGAACTTACAGTGGAAATATCAGTTATTGCTGTAGAACAGGATGATAACAAATATTTTTGCTACTTCATCAAAGATATTTCTGAAAGAAAAAGAGCAGAAGATCGCATCAAGAGACAAGAGGAAAAATACCGGAACATTATTGCCAATATGAATTTGGGATTGCTGGAAGTAGACAACAACGAAACGATTCGCTATGCCAATCAAAGTTTTTGTGATGTATCCGGCTATGATCCGGATGAGCTAATCGGTAAAACTCCTTCACAGCTATTTGTATATGGAGACAATAATCTTGAGTTTGTAAAAGAACAGATTCAATTAAGAAAAAAAGGAGTTTCAAGCGTATATCAGCTACCTGTAAAAAATAAGAGAGGAGAAATCAGATGGTGGGCAATAAGCGGAGCTCCGAATTATGATGACAACGGCAATCAGCTCGGTTCCATAGGAATCCATCTCGATATTACAGACCAAAAAAAACTGGAAGAAGAATTAAAACAGGAAAAAGCAAAAGCATTGGAGGCATCCAAAGCCAAAGAAGTTTTTCTGGCCAACATGAGCCATGAAATAAGAACACCTCTTAATGCTATTATAGGTTTTCTAAGAGAGCTGAAAAGAATAAGCCTTAATGCCACCCAAAAACAGTTTGTAGAAAACAGCTATCATGCTTCGCAACATTTGTTATCCATTATCAATAATATTCTTGACATTTCCAAAATCGAATCCGGTGAAATGTCTCTGGAAAGCAAAGGTTTTTCATTACAAGAAAGTATCGAAAATGTGATTACGATTCTACAACCTAAAGCAAAACAAAAAAAAATACGGCTATACGCGGTTTTTTCAAAGGCTCTTGATCCTGCACAAAAAGGAGACTCGTTAAAAATAGAACAGATCTTGTATAATATTATCGGCAATTCGTTAAAATTTACAGATAAAGGTGAAATAAAAGTGGATTGTAATGTTGTTAAAGACTTTCCCCATTATCAGACAGTTTCTATCTGTATTACTGACACCGGAATCGGAATGAGCGAAGAGTATGTAAACAGTATCTTTAAAAAATTCAATCAGGAAGACAGCTCTATTTCCAGGAAATATGGCGGTACAGGCCTTGGAATGACCATTACTAAAGAACTGGTCTCATTAATGAAAGGAAAGATAGAAGTGAATAGTGAAAAAAATAAAGGAACTGCTATCACCATCACTTTTAATATTGACAAAGGAAATGAAGAATTACGTTCAAAATCTTCCCAAAAGAAACAGAAAATTTCTATTCAGGGAGTTCATGTATTACTTGTTGAAGATAATGAACTGAACCAGCTTGTTGCTGAGAATTCTTTGAAACATTTCAAATGCAGCGTTACAAAAGCTGACAATGGCAGAATAGCAGTAGATCTCTTAAGGAAAGAACGGTTTGATATCATTCTGATGGATATCCAGATGCCTGATATGGATGGTATAGAAGCTACCAAAGTATTACGGAAAGAACTTGGAATCGAAACACCCATTATCGCCCTTACCGCAAACGCTTTTAAAACCGAGATAGATAATTGTATCAGTGCAGGAATGGATGACTATATTACCAAACCGTTTATTGAAGAGAACCTGCTCAATATTATTCACAAATACACTAAAACTCAAAAAAGAACCAACACAACGATATCCAGTATGAGCGAAACACTTTATGATCTTAAAAACATACAGATCCTCAGCAGAGGAGATGAAGATTTTATTCAGAAAATGCTTTCCATATTTATTTCGCAGACCCAGGAAACAATTCCTTTGGTAGAAAAAGCATTTGAAGAGAAAGACTATGCAGAAATAGCAAGGCTTATTCATAAGATCAAGCCCAGTATAGAAGGTATAGGTATATATTCCATTAAAGAAGAAGTAAAGACGCTGGAAGTATCAGCAAAAGGACAGCATACAGATCTTGCTGAACTGTATACGCTATTTGAAAATATAAAAAAGACGCTTACTACCGTAATCATTCAGCTGAAGGAGAAGATTAAATAA
- a CDS encoding lipopolysaccharide biosynthesis protein: MKKLKEIASKQSSLVFTDQLIFSVSNFLLTFLLARKLSISDFGLFSSVLLVTYLLVGICNAVIVQPFQISAAKEFSRKSLGFVFQAAFLLIFIFALLLFTVKFLPIPSLDFFKTNLSAVILLTTAYIFQDFVRKILLTVDRIYLVLFIDSIFLAVFPLIWFEQNLNVSKSFYIIGVINFVASIPGVIYCIRHSEFSRKNSALFHYHFMEGKWLLSASVVQWFSNNFFTLVAGIYLGINALGALRLVQSFFGVINIVLQTVENYYLPKTAQLHYQNKEQEKKELLKNMSKGMMVLGILIAGFFIFSDPIITFLGGQKYHQYGFVIRLISVLYIVILYGYPTRIAIRVLEQNKAFFIGYCISFVFSLLSFHFLLKYFELYGAVSGLMINQILMIVYWKILLNKKNISVWA; this comes from the coding sequence GTGAAAAAGCTGAAAGAAATAGCGTCCAAACAATCATCTCTGGTCTTCACAGATCAGCTGATATTCAGTGTATCCAACTTTCTGCTTACTTTTTTGCTGGCCAGGAAACTGAGTATTTCAGATTTTGGTTTGTTTTCTTCTGTCCTTTTGGTAACCTATCTTCTTGTGGGGATCTGCAATGCAGTTATTGTACAGCCGTTCCAGATTTCAGCGGCAAAAGAATTCAGCAGAAAATCGCTGGGATTTGTTTTTCAGGCTGCTTTCCTGTTGATTTTTATTTTTGCTTTGCTATTGTTTACAGTTAAGTTTTTACCTATTCCCTCCTTAGATTTTTTTAAGACAAACTTATCAGCGGTTATTCTTCTTACAACCGCCTATATTTTTCAGGATTTTGTCAGAAAGATCTTATTGACAGTTGATCGTATTTACCTCGTACTTTTTATTGACAGTATTTTTCTGGCTGTATTCCCTTTAATCTGGTTTGAACAGAACCTCAATGTATCCAAAAGTTTTTACATTATTGGGGTTATTAATTTTGTAGCATCCATTCCGGGAGTCATCTACTGCATCAGACATTCAGAATTTAGCCGAAAAAACAGCGCACTCTTCCACTATCATTTTATGGAAGGAAAATGGCTCCTGAGTGCCTCCGTTGTACAATGGTTTTCCAATAACTTCTTTACCCTTGTCGCAGGTATTTATCTTGGTATTAATGCATTGGGAGCATTAAGGCTTGTACAGTCATTCTTTGGAGTCATCAACATCGTTCTACAAACTGTTGAAAACTATTATCTTCCGAAAACAGCTCAGCTTCATTATCAGAATAAAGAACAGGAAAAAAAAGAACTTCTTAAAAATATGTCAAAGGGAATGATGGTACTGGGAATTCTTATTGCCGGCTTCTTTATCTTTTCAGACCCTATTATAACTTTTCTCGGAGGACAAAAATACCATCAGTATGGTTTTGTTATCCGTCTGATATCAGTTTTGTATATCGTTATCCTGTATGGCTATCCTACCCGAATTGCTATCAGAGTTTTAGAACAAAATAAAGCTTTCTTTATCGGCTACTGCATTTCTTTTGTTTTCTCGCTCCTGAGTTTTCATTTCCTCTTAAAGTATTTTGAACTGTATGGAGCCGTTTCAGGACTTATGATCAATCAGATTCTAATGATTGTGTACTGGAAGATCCTTCTTAACAAAAAAAATATTTCTGTATGGGCATAG